From Lolium perenne isolate Kyuss_39 chromosome 5, Kyuss_2.0, whole genome shotgun sequence, a single genomic window includes:
- the LOC127303718 gene encoding F-box protein At3g07870-like gives MDKGTGGCGRALVPDVLAEILSRLPPNTRRRLRLVCRHWRHTVDTCTATDLRPRRAKTIVAIAETAFVYEDLSAAGRPRELWTHAMADGFKGMTMVGTCNGLICLCDDREPGGAITLANPVTGGTLPIPPLPPPSHAGGNRKWHRTYSFTYHPATGRYKIVHVPQNLDRILVFTLGEASWRDVPTVYRGTRCDLDVGIVSADGYMYLKVEGPDARVVSFDLDHESFASVGPLLAILSRQGSWGLTEVHGRLGIAFTHDAAEDLVRTDAAGTSCRCVDYRTRRRPRNGSTSAIVSQGHTLLIAGSTS, from the coding sequence ATGGACAAGGGCACGGGAGGCTGCGGCAGGGCCTTGGTGCCGGACGTCCTCGCGGAAATCTTGAGTCGCCTCCCGCCCAACACTCGCCGCCGGCTCCGCCTCGTCTGCCGGCACTGGCGCCACACCGTCGACACGTGCACGGCCACCGACCTGCGTCCGCGCCGCGCCAAGACGATCGTCGCCATCGCGGAGACCGCGTTCGTTTACGAAGACCTGTCTGCAGCTGGGCGCCCCAGGGAGCTGTGGACTCATGCCATGGCTGACGGCTTCAAGGGCATGACTATGGTTGGCACCTGCAACGGCCTCATCTGCCTGTGCGACGACCGAGAgcccggcggcgccatcacgctGGCCAACCCAGTCACCGGAGGGACGCTGCCTATCCCGCCGCTGCCACCGCCGTCGCACGCCGGTGGTAACCGCAAGTGGCACCGGACATACAGCTTCACGTACCACCCCGCAACCGGGCGGTACAAGATCGTGCACGTTCCACAAAACTTGGACCGGATATTGGTGTTCACTCTCGGGGAGGCATCCTGGCGGGATGTCCCTACGGTTTACCGTGGCACGAGATGCGACCTCGACGTTGGCATCGTGAGCGCCGACGGCTACATGTACCTGAAGGTGGAGGGCCCGGATGCAAGGGTGGTTTCATTCGACCTCGACCACGAGAGCTTCGCATCCGTTGGGCCGTTGCTGGCTATACTCTCTAGACAAGGCAGCTGGGGCCTTACGGAGGTGCACGGTAGGCTAGGAATCGCTTTCACCCACGACGCCGCGGAAGACCTTGTCAGGACGGATGCTGCTGGTACATCTTGCAGGTGCGTAGACTACCGCACCAGGCGGCGTCCTCGCAATGGATCCACCAGCGCCATTGTCTCGCAGGGCCACACTTTGCTCATAGCGGGAAGCACCTCCTGA
- the LOC127300492 gene encoding endoglucanase 4: MMMSPRAYNLFVSIAVAALFLIAGARNAAAFNYADALDKAVLFFEAQRSGKLPPGQRVGWRSDSALSDGSASNVDLVGGYYDAGDNVKFGLPMAFTVTMLSWSVLEFVGDATPSTSRGEAEAAVRWGADYLLKAATATPGALWVQVADAGRDHACWERPEDMDTPRAAYKVTTQSPGSDVAGETAAALAAASLVFRARDPAYSSRLLAAARQVFDFADRYRGSYSDSLGSVVSGFYRSYSGYNDELLWAAAWLHLASSNGVYMSYIHTNGPNLGGEQDDYTVSWDDKRVATKVLLSKVFLQNKVDGLSTYKSHADHYICSLVPGAGAGQGQYTPGGLLFKDGDSNMQYVTSTTFLLLAYAKYLGAAGGTASCGSGAVAPAALVSLAKKQVDYILGANPSGMSYMVGFGARYPQRVHHRGASMPSVRDHPGRIGCDDGFQYLHSSEPDRNVLVGAVVGGPDSSDAYSDSRDNYAQAEPSTYTNAPLVGALAFFAGARSNK, translated from the exons ATGATGATGTCACCGAGAGCCTATAACCTGTTCGTCTCCATCGCCGTCGCGGCCCTCTTCCTGATCGCCGGCGCGCGCAACGCCGCCGCGTTCAACTACGCGGACGCCCTCGACAAGGCGGTGCTCTTCTTCGAGGCGCAGCGCTCCGGGAAGCTGCCGCCGGGCCAGCGCGTCGGGTGGCGCTCCGACTCCGCCCTCTCCGACGGATCTGCCTCCAAT GTGGACCTGGTGGGAGGGTACTACGACGCCGGGGACAACGTCAAGTTCGGCCTGCCCATGGCCTTCACCGTCACCATGCTCTCCTGGAGCGTCCTCGAGTTCGTCGGCGACGCCACACCATCTACCTCTCGCGGCGAAGCCGAGGCGGCTGTGCGCTGGGGCGCCGACTACCTGCTCAAGGCGGCGACCGCGACGCCGGGAGCCCTGTGGGTGCAGGTCGCGGACGCGGGGCGGGACCACGCGTGCTGGGAACGGCCCGAGGACATGGACACGCCTCGGGCGGCCTACAAGGTGACGACGCAGAGCCCCGGGTCCGACGTCGCCGGCGAGACCGCCGCCGCGCTTGCCGCCGCCTCCCTCGTGTTCCGGGCCCGCGATCCGGCCTACTCGTCCAGGCTGCTCGCCGCCGCGCGCCAGGTGTTTGATTTCGCGGACCGGTACAGGGGCTCCTACAGCGACTCGCTCGGCTCCGTGGTGTCCGGTTTCTACCGCTCATACTCCGGTTACAAT GACGAGCTCCTCTGGGCGGCGGCGTGGCTGCACCTGGCGTCGTCAAATGGCGTGTACATGtcgtacatccacaccaatggacCCAACCTCGGCGGAGAGCAGGACGACTACACCGTCAGCTGGGACGATAAGCGCGTCGCCACAAAGGTCCTCCTCTCCAAGGTGTTCTTGCAGAACAAGGTGGACGGCCTGAGCACGTACAAGTCCCACGCCGACCACTACATCTGCTCCCTCGTCCCGGGCGCCGGCGCCGGCCAGGGGCAGTACACGCCGGGCGGGCTGCTGTTCAAGGACGGCGACAGCAACATGCAGTACGTGACGTCCACCACCTTCCTGCTTCTCGCCTACGCCAAGTACCTCGGCGCCGCCGGCGGCACGGCCTCCTGCGGCTCCGGGGCGGTCGCGCCGGCCGCCCTCGTCTCGCTCGCCAAGAAGCAGGTGGACTACATCCTGGGCGCGAACCCGTCCGGGATGTCGTACATGGTGGGGTTCGGGGCGCGGTACCCGCAGCGCGTGCACCACCGCGGCGCGTCCATGCCGTCGGTGCGCGACCACCCGGGCCGCATCGGCTGCGACGATGGGTTCCAGTACCTGCACTCGTCGGAGCCGGACCGCAACGTGCTCGTCGGCGCCGTCGTGGGCGGGCCTGACTCCAGCGACGCCTACTCCGACAGCCGCGACAACTACGCGCAGGCCGAGCCGTCCACCTACACCAACGCGCCGCTCGTCGGCGCCCTCGCCTTCTTCGCCGGGGCACGCAGCAACAAATAG
- the LOC127303719 gene encoding SKP1-like protein 1 — MIEDGCAQNLIPLTNVKSIILAKVIEYCNKHVVAAGAEHDLKSFDADFIKVDRATLFEIILAANYLDIQGLLELSCQTVANMIKDMTVEQVRDVFNVENDFTPEEEANVRQENQWAFE; from the coding sequence ATGATCGAGGACGGCTGCGCCCAAAACTTGATCCCGCTCACCAATGTCAAGTCCATCATCCTCGCCAAGGTCATCGAGTACTGCAACAAGCACGTCGTCGCCGCCGGCGCTGAGCATGACCTTAAGAGCTTCGACGCCGACTTCATCAAAGTGGACCGGGCCACCCTTTTCGAGATCATCCTCGCCGCCAACTACCTCGACATCCAGGGGCTCCTGGAGCTCAGCTGCCAGACGGTCGCCAACATGATCAAGGACATGACGGTTGAGCAGGTTCGCGACGTGTTCAACGTCGAGAACGACTTCACGCCCGAGGAGGAGGCCAATGTCCGACAGGAGAACCAGTGGGCCTTCGAGTAG
- the LOC127300493 gene encoding uncharacterized protein isoform X1, which produces MAAASSSSSSSDRFPLVYETLLLSFKPRVFPNYLVEVDARRTDPAAHIFVAAVDGDIPKMKRLAKQRKREGKSVEVVEEITGYRGSRSLGALHVAAFSGKHKMCKFLIKDLRLDVNAAAEHGLSPLLCAIYGIAPKRIVELLLDRGANPDIPCTEGFTALHVLATIKVFPDLFGVADILLSRGANVDSMSSEGTPLHFAAQCGNVEMMKVLLKYKPNPNTVVRLFYAPLTMALFASSLKCVELLIKAGADVNAGNPATPLTLAATDGLADCINCLLEAHADPNIPDEIGRMPVELAAIHGWRECVEILFPVTSRVARFADWSIDGIMQQCSEGNLHKSEEPAFKALGDAAFKRKDYTHASALYTKGMETGPKDSTLYAKRSLCWLRMGEKEKALDDAHTCKCMILDGSNCFPEQGAALIPTEDYGQASEALISSLKLDSGSSLVDEVSGTCREEDK; this is translated from the exons atggccgccgcctcctcctcctcctcctcttccgacCGCTTCCCCCTCGTCTACGAGACCCTCCTTCTGTCCTTCAAGCCGCGGGTCTTCCCCAACTACTTGGTCGAGGTCGACGCGAGGCGCACCGACCCGGCCGCGCACATCTTCGTGGCGGCGGTCGACGGCGACATCCCTAAGATGAAGA GGCTGGCGAAGCAGAGGAAAAGGGAGGGCAAAAgcgtggaggtggtggaggagatcaCGGGCTATCGGGGCAGCAGGAGCCTCGGGGCGCTCCATGTGGCGGCCTTCTCCGGGAAGCACAAGATGTGCAAGTTCCTCATCAAGGATCTCCGCCTCGACGTCAACGCGGCCGCTGAGCACG GTTTATCACCTCTGCTGTGTGCAATATACGGTATTGCGCCTAAAAGAATTGTGGAGCTTCTACTTGATCGTGGTGCTAATCCAGACATACCATGCACAGAAGGGTTTACTGCGCTCCATGTTCTTGCAACAATTAAAG TTTTTCCAGATCTCTTTGGAGTAGCAGATATATTGTTATCCAGAGGGGCCAATGTTGACTCTATGAGCTCAGAAGGAACACCACTACATTTTGCTGCTCAGTGTGGAAATGTGGAAATGATGAAAGTACTGTTGAAGTATAAGCCAAAT CCTAACACAGTTGTGCGACTATTCTATGCACCACTTACAATGGCTCTGTTCGCTTCTTCATTGAAATGTGTTGAACTACTTATTAAG GCTGGTGCTGATGTCAATGCTGGTAACCCTGCAACTCCATTAACATTAGCTGCAACGGATGGCTTAGCTGACTGCATCAATTGCTTGTTGGAAGCTCATGCTGATCCCAATATTCCTGACGAA ATTGGTAGAATGCCAGTGGAATTAGCTGCAATCCATGGATGGAGGGAATGTGTTGAGATTCTCTTTCCTGTCACATCCCGTGTTGCTAGATTCGCAGACTGGAGCATTGATGGAATAATGCAACAGTGCTCAGAA GGTAATCTTCATAAAAGTGAGGAACCTGCTTTCAAAGCGCTAGGGGATGCTGCATTTAAGAGAAAGGATTATACTCATGCATCGGCTCTATACACCAAG GGAATGGAGACTGGCCCTAAGGATTCAACCTTGTATGCAAAGAGGAGCCTTTGCTGGCTGCGTATGGGTGAGAAAGAAAAAGCTTTGGATGATGCCCATACCTGCAAATGTATGATTCTTGATGGATCAAATTGCTTCCCTGAGCAAGGAGCAGCTCTAATACCGACGGAG GACTATGGCCAAGCATCTGAAGCTCTTATATCTAGCTTGAAGTTGGATTCTGGAAGCAGCCTGGTTGATGAAGTATCTGG AACTTGCAGGGAGGAGGATAAGTGA
- the LOC127300493 gene encoding uncharacterized protein isoform X2, producing MAAASSSSSSSDRFPLVYETLLLSFKPRVFPNYLVEVDARRTDPAAHIFVAAVDGDIPKMKRLAKQRKREGKSVEVVEEITGYRGSRSLGALHVAAFSGKHKMCKFLIKDLRLDVNAAAEHGLSPLLCAIYGIAPKRIVELLLDRGANPDIPCTEGFTALHVLATIKVFPDLFGVADILLSRGANVDSMSSEGTPLHFAAQCGNVEMMKVLLKYKPNPNTVVRLFYAPLTMALFASSLKCVELLIKAGADVNAGNPATPLTLAATDGLADCINCLLEAHADPNIPDEIGRMPVELAAIHGWRECVEILFPVTSRVARFADWSIDGIMQQCSEGNLHKSEEPAFKALGDAAFKRKDYTHASALYTKGMETGPKDSTLYAKRSLCWLRMGEKEKALDDAHTCKCMILDGSNCFPEQGAALIPTEDYGQASEALISSLKLDSGSSLVDEVSGEEDK from the exons atggccgccgcctcctcctcctcctcctcttccgacCGCTTCCCCCTCGTCTACGAGACCCTCCTTCTGTCCTTCAAGCCGCGGGTCTTCCCCAACTACTTGGTCGAGGTCGACGCGAGGCGCACCGACCCGGCCGCGCACATCTTCGTGGCGGCGGTCGACGGCGACATCCCTAAGATGAAGA GGCTGGCGAAGCAGAGGAAAAGGGAGGGCAAAAgcgtggaggtggtggaggagatcaCGGGCTATCGGGGCAGCAGGAGCCTCGGGGCGCTCCATGTGGCGGCCTTCTCCGGGAAGCACAAGATGTGCAAGTTCCTCATCAAGGATCTCCGCCTCGACGTCAACGCGGCCGCTGAGCACG GTTTATCACCTCTGCTGTGTGCAATATACGGTATTGCGCCTAAAAGAATTGTGGAGCTTCTACTTGATCGTGGTGCTAATCCAGACATACCATGCACAGAAGGGTTTACTGCGCTCCATGTTCTTGCAACAATTAAAG TTTTTCCAGATCTCTTTGGAGTAGCAGATATATTGTTATCCAGAGGGGCCAATGTTGACTCTATGAGCTCAGAAGGAACACCACTACATTTTGCTGCTCAGTGTGGAAATGTGGAAATGATGAAAGTACTGTTGAAGTATAAGCCAAAT CCTAACACAGTTGTGCGACTATTCTATGCACCACTTACAATGGCTCTGTTCGCTTCTTCATTGAAATGTGTTGAACTACTTATTAAG GCTGGTGCTGATGTCAATGCTGGTAACCCTGCAACTCCATTAACATTAGCTGCAACGGATGGCTTAGCTGACTGCATCAATTGCTTGTTGGAAGCTCATGCTGATCCCAATATTCCTGACGAA ATTGGTAGAATGCCAGTGGAATTAGCTGCAATCCATGGATGGAGGGAATGTGTTGAGATTCTCTTTCCTGTCACATCCCGTGTTGCTAGATTCGCAGACTGGAGCATTGATGGAATAATGCAACAGTGCTCAGAA GGTAATCTTCATAAAAGTGAGGAACCTGCTTTCAAAGCGCTAGGGGATGCTGCATTTAAGAGAAAGGATTATACTCATGCATCGGCTCTATACACCAAG GGAATGGAGACTGGCCCTAAGGATTCAACCTTGTATGCAAAGAGGAGCCTTTGCTGGCTGCGTATGGGTGAGAAAGAAAAAGCTTTGGATGATGCCCATACCTGCAAATGTATGATTCTTGATGGATCAAATTGCTTCCCTGAGCAAGGAGCAGCTCTAATACCGACGGAG GACTATGGCCAAGCATCTGAAGCTCTTATATCTAGCTTGAAGTTGGATTCTGGAAGCAGCCTGGTTGATGAAGTATCTGG GGAGGAGGATAAGTGA
- the LOC127300493 gene encoding uncharacterized protein isoform X3 encodes MAAASSSSSSSDRFPLVYETLLLSFKPRVFPNYLVEVDARRTDPAAHIFVAAVDGDIPKMKRLAKQRKREGKSVEVVEEITGYRGSRSLGALHVAAFSGKHKMCKFLIKDLRLDVNAAAEHGLSPLLCAIYGIAPKRIVELLLDRGANPDIPCTEGFTALHVLATIKVFPDLFGVADILLSRGANVDSMSSEGTPLHFAAQCGNVEMMKVLLKYKPNPNTVVRLFYAPLTMALFASSLKCVELLIKAGADVNAGNPATPLTLAATDGLADCINCLLEAHADPNIPDEIGRMPVELAAIHGWRECVEILFPVTSRVARFADWSIDGIMQQCSEGNLHKSEEPAFKALGDAAFKRKDYTHASALYTKDKKC; translated from the exons atggccgccgcctcctcctcctcctcctcttccgacCGCTTCCCCCTCGTCTACGAGACCCTCCTTCTGTCCTTCAAGCCGCGGGTCTTCCCCAACTACTTGGTCGAGGTCGACGCGAGGCGCACCGACCCGGCCGCGCACATCTTCGTGGCGGCGGTCGACGGCGACATCCCTAAGATGAAGA GGCTGGCGAAGCAGAGGAAAAGGGAGGGCAAAAgcgtggaggtggtggaggagatcaCGGGCTATCGGGGCAGCAGGAGCCTCGGGGCGCTCCATGTGGCGGCCTTCTCCGGGAAGCACAAGATGTGCAAGTTCCTCATCAAGGATCTCCGCCTCGACGTCAACGCGGCCGCTGAGCACG GTTTATCACCTCTGCTGTGTGCAATATACGGTATTGCGCCTAAAAGAATTGTGGAGCTTCTACTTGATCGTGGTGCTAATCCAGACATACCATGCACAGAAGGGTTTACTGCGCTCCATGTTCTTGCAACAATTAAAG TTTTTCCAGATCTCTTTGGAGTAGCAGATATATTGTTATCCAGAGGGGCCAATGTTGACTCTATGAGCTCAGAAGGAACACCACTACATTTTGCTGCTCAGTGTGGAAATGTGGAAATGATGAAAGTACTGTTGAAGTATAAGCCAAAT CCTAACACAGTTGTGCGACTATTCTATGCACCACTTACAATGGCTCTGTTCGCTTCTTCATTGAAATGTGTTGAACTACTTATTAAG GCTGGTGCTGATGTCAATGCTGGTAACCCTGCAACTCCATTAACATTAGCTGCAACGGATGGCTTAGCTGACTGCATCAATTGCTTGTTGGAAGCTCATGCTGATCCCAATATTCCTGACGAA ATTGGTAGAATGCCAGTGGAATTAGCTGCAATCCATGGATGGAGGGAATGTGTTGAGATTCTCTTTCCTGTCACATCCCGTGTTGCTAGATTCGCAGACTGGAGCATTGATGGAATAATGCAACAGTGCTCAGAA GGTAATCTTCATAAAAGTGAGGAACCTGCTTTCAAAGCGCTAGGGGATGCTGCATTTAAGAGAAAGGATTATACTCATGCATCGGCTCTATACACCAAG GACAAGAAGTGTTAG